One genomic window of Meles meles chromosome 15, mMelMel3.1 paternal haplotype, whole genome shotgun sequence includes the following:
- the PCBP1 gene encoding poly(rC)-binding protein 1, which produces MDAGVTESGLNVTLTIRLLMHGKEVGSIIGKKGESVKRIREESGARINISEGNCPERIITLTGPTNAIFKAFAMIIDKLEEDINSSMTNSTAASRPPVTLRLVVPATQCGSLIGKGGCKIKEIRESTGAQVQVAGDMLPNSTERAITIAGVPQSVTECVKQICLVMLETLSQSPQGRVMTIPYQPMPASSPVICAGGQDRCSDAAGYPHATHDLEGPPLDAYSIQGQHTISPLDLAKLNQVARQQSHFAMMHGGTGFAGIDSSSPEVKGYWASLDASTQTTHELTIPNNLIGCIIGRQGANINEIRQMSGAQIKIANPVEGSSGRQVTITGSAASISLAQYLINARLSSEKGMGCS; this is translated from the coding sequence ATGGATGCCGGTGTGACTGAAAGTGGACTAAATGTGACTCTCACCATTCGGCTGCTTATGCACGGAAAGGAAGTAGGAAGCATCATTGGGAAGAAAGGGGAGTCGGTTAAGAGGATCCGCGAGGAGAGTGGCGCGCGGATCAACATCTCGGAGGGGAATTGCCCGGAGAGAATCATCACTCTGACCGGCCCTACCAATGCCATCTTTAAGGCCTTCGCTATGATCATCGATAAGCTGGAAGAAGATATCAACAGCTCCATGACCAACAGCACGGCGGCCAGCAGGCCCCCGGTCACCCTGAGGCTGGTGGTGCCGGCCACCCAGTGCGGCTCCCTGATTGGGAAAGGCGGGTGTAAGATCAAAGAGATCCGCGAGAGTACGGGGGCCCAGGTCCAGGTGGCGGGGGATATGCTGCCCAACTCCACTGAGCGGGCCATCACCATTGCTGGCGTGCCGCAGTCTGTCACCGAGTGTGTCAAGCAGATCTGCCTGGTCATGCTGGAGACGCTCTCCCAGTCTCCGCAAGGGAGAGTCATGACCATTCCGTACCAGCCCATGCCGGCCAGCTCTCCAGTCATCTGCGCGGGCGGCCAAGATCGGTGCAGCGACGCTGCGGGCTACCCCCATGCCACCCATGACCTGGAGGGACCACCTCTAGATGCCTACTCGATTCAAGGACAACACACCATTTCTCCGCTCGATCTGGCCAAGCTGAACCAGGTGGCAAGACAACAGTCTCACTTTGCCATGATGCACGGCGGGACCGGATTCGCCGGAATTGACTCCAGCTCTCCAGAGGTGAAAGGCTATTGGGCAAGTTTGGATGCATCTACTCAAACCACCCATGAACTCACCATTCCAAATAACTTAATTGGCTGCATAATCGGGCGCCAAGGCGCCAACATTAATGAGATCCGCCAGATGTCCGGGGCCCAGATCAAAATTGCCAATCCCGTGGAAGGCTCCTCTGGTAGGCAGGTTACTATCACTGGTTCTGCTGCCAGTATTAGTCTGGCCCAGTATCTAATCAATGCCAGGCTTTCCTCCGAGAAGGGCATGGGGTGCAGCTAG